A section of the Apium graveolens cultivar Ventura unplaced genomic scaffold, ASM990537v1 ctg6341, whole genome shotgun sequence genome encodes:
- the LOC141703220 gene encoding secreted RxLR effector protein 161-like, whose amino-acid sequence MEDRRVAHFVYYLVQQMKDCIELKQSAYTKKILEKAGMQAFNPTKYPMDPKEHLTNDEGGKLVDPTEYKSLVGGLRYLVHTCPDMAYDVGIVSRLMEKPTVLHMNAIKRILRYVKGTINYGLVYSRDIRNNMLTGYSNSDFGGQTDDRKSTRGMVFYLNDNLITWVSQKQRCVALSSCEAEFMGGTTSACQAVWLRNLLSKLTGEDMGPVILYIDDKSAIDLARNLVFHGRSTTYRQTLPLYSRMC is encoded by the coding sequence ATGGAAGATAGAAGAGTAGCGCATTTTGTGTATTACCTGGTTCAACAAATGAAGGACTGTATAGAGCTAAAACAGTCAGCTTACACAAAGAAAATATTGGAGAAGGCTGGAATGCAAGCTTTTAACCCCACTAAATATCCTATGGATCCGAAGGAGCATTTGACTAACGACGAAGGCGGGAAACTGGTGGATCCAACAGAATACAAAAGCTTGGTTGGAGGACTTCGCTACCTTGTGCATACATGTCCCGACATGGCTTATGATGTGGGGATAGTCAGCCGTTTAATGGAAAAGCCCACAGTTCTTCATATGAATGCTATAAAGCGTATACTCAGGTACGTCAAGGGTACAATTAACTACGGCCTGGTTTATTCGAGGGATATTAGAAACAATATGCTTACAGGATACTCGAATAGCGATTTTGGAGGACAAACAGATGACAGGAAGAGTACAAGAGGAATGGTATTTTACTTAAATGATAACCTCATCACATGGGTCTCACAGAAACAAAGGTGTGTGGCCTTGTCTTCGTGCGAGGCAGAGTTTATGGGAGGGACGACATCAGCTTGTCAAGCTGTTTGGCTGAGGAATCTGCTGAGCAAGCTAACAGGTGAAGATATGGGTCCAGTAATCTTGTACATTGATGATAAATCCGCCATCGATCTTGCAAGGAACCTAGTTTTTCATGGGCGTAGTACAACATATAGACAAACGCTACCATTATATTCGAGAATGTGTTGA